A stretch of Vespula vulgaris chromosome 5, iyVesVulg1.1, whole genome shotgun sequence DNA encodes these proteins:
- the LOC127064051 gene encoding probable tyrosyl-DNA phosphodiesterase isoform X2, producing MRLSYLLNIFFFVTNDVKYMLKVMNTAMNRVKVNVRDKCPFMEKCYRKNPIHFAEMSHPHLERLVIDQLDDTIKIPDVLDFECDRSQLLDQLKVIQIVMRKERDKDRDSFLKLKNDLLPTDITKNSTTSKSPNKVSNSEDRSLDFENQQSSSSSVSIMDTYESCKLNKDREEIRKKAIKKMKQQGFEISLVEPGEFAVKYALAAPYYIFFTRIDKSLPTYNQPLSITFPEILDKSLGEIKSSLQINFMVDVGWLCLQYLLAGQKADITILYGDGGRVDKEKVGKNITLVPIPQPIQYGCHHTKMMILEYNDGGIRIVVSTANLYADDWENRTQGLWISPHLPSLSNLDGTNNGESKTGFKKDFLQYLKSYKQQALSRWIAIVEKADFADVNVFFIASVPGNYRQTGVDAWGHKKLGYVLSTYASLPLNSMDWPIIAQSSSIGTLGLSYEKWVQRVIVSSMSRTKELTILPNFHFIFPTQKNYEESFDCQNACCCLCYRQQTHSKQKWLEKYLCQWKASKTSRDKAMPHIKSYTRLSPDLKRMAWFVLTSANLSKAAWGTEMKKFYSISNHEAGVLFLPTFILQDRSLPSVT from the exons ATGCGTCtttcttatttgttaaatattttcttttttgtaacaaATGATGTTAAATATATGTTGAAAGTTATGAATACTGCCATGAATCGTGTAAAAGTAAATG TTAGAGACAAATGTCCCTTTATGGAAAAATGTTATCGAAAAAATCCTATACATTTTGCAGAAATGTCACATCCTCATC TTGAAAGATTGGTAATTGATCAATTGGATGACACAATAAAAATACCTGATGTTCTTGATTTTGAGTGTGATCGCTCTCAATTGTTGGATCAATTAAAGGTGATACAAATTgtaatgagaaaagaaagggacaAGGACAGAGATAGtttcttaaaattaaagaatgaCCTACTTCCAAcagatattacaaaaaattctACTACCTCAAAAAGTCCAAATAAAGTAAGTAATTCAGAAGATCGTAGTTTAGATTTTGAAAATCAGCAGAGCTCAAGCTCATCGGTATCTATAATGGATACTTATGAATCTTGTAAATTgaacaaagatagagaagaaatacgaaaaaaggcaataaaaaaaatgaaacagcAAGGTTTCGAAATATCTTTAGTAGAACCTGGAGAATTTGCTGTTAAATATGCCCTTGCTGCTCcctattacatattttttacaagAATAGACAAATCGTTACCGACATATAATCAACCACTTTCTATAACCTTTCCtgaaatattagataaaagtCTTGGAGAAATTAAATCCagtttacaaattaatttcatgGTCGATGTTGGCTGGCTTTGTTTGCAATATTTATTAGCAGGACAGAAAGCcgatataacaattttatacgGAGATGGAGGTAGAGTAGATAAGGAAAAGGTAGGCAAGAACATTACTTTGGTACCTATTCCTCAACCAATACAGTATGGTTGTCATCATACAAAGATGATGATACTGGAATATAATGATGGTGGAATCAGAATTGTAGTATCTACTGCAAATTTATATGCGGATGATTGGGAGAATAGAACTCAAGG ACTTTGGATCTCTCCTCATCTACCTTCATTATCGAACCTCGATGGTACGAATAATGGAGAATCTAAGACCGGTTTCAAAAAAGactttttacaatatttgaAAAGTTACAAACAACAAGCATTAAGCAGATGGATTGCTATCGTAGAAAAGGCGGATTTTGCAGACGTTAACGTTTTCTTCATTGCCTCCGTACCCGGTAATTACCGTCAGACCGGTGTAGACGCATGGGGACATAAAAAGTTGGGTTATGTTCTTTCCACATATGCTAGTTTACCATTAAATTCAATGGATTGGCCTATAATTGCACAAAGTTCCAGTATAGGAACCTTAGGATTGAGTTACGAAAAATGGGTACAGAGAGTTATAGTATCATCTATGTCAAGAACAAAAGAATTGACAATTCTtccaaattttcattttatctttcccactcaaaaaaattacgaagaaaGTTTTGACTGTCAGAATGCTTGTTGCTGTTTATGCTATAGACAGCAAACGCATTCGAAACAAAAATGgctcgaaaaatatttatg TCAATGGAAAGCTTCAAAGACATCCAGAGATAAAGCAATGCCTCACATTAAGTCTTACACGAGATTGTCTCCAGACTTGAAAAGAATGGCTTGGTTCGTGCTCACCAGTGCAAATTTGAGCAAAGCTGCATGGGGAAcagaaatgaagaaattctATTCCATCTCGAATCACGAAGCTGGTGTATTATTCCTTCCTACATTTATC TTGCAGGATCGAAGTCTTCCGAGTGTGACGTAA
- the LOC127064051 gene encoding probable tyrosyl-DNA phosphodiesterase isoform X1, which translates to MRLSYLLNIFFFVTNDVKYMLKVMNTAMNRVKVNVRDKCPFMEKCYRKNPIHFAEMSHPHLERLVIDQLDDTIKIPDVLDFECDRSQLLDQLKVIQIVMRKERDKDRDSFLKLKNDLLPTDITKNSTTSKSPNKVSNSEDRSLDFENQQSSSSSVSIMDTYESCKLNKDREEIRKKAIKKMKQQGFEISLVEPGEFAVKYALAAPYYIFFTRIDKSLPTYNQPLSITFPEILDKSLGEIKSSLQINFMVDVGWLCLQYLLAGQKADITILYGDGGRVDKEKVGKNITLVPIPQPIQYGCHHTKMMILEYNDGGIRIVVSTANLYADDWENRTQGLWISPHLPSLSNLDGTNNGESKTGFKKDFLQYLKSYKQQALSRWIAIVEKADFADVNVFFIASVPGNYRQTGVDAWGHKKLGYVLSTYASLPLNSMDWPIIAQSSSIGTLGLSYEKWVQRVIVSSMSRTKELTILPNFHFIFPTQKNYEESFDCQNACCCLCYRQQTHSKQKWLEKYLCQWKASKTSRDKAMPHIKSYTRLSPDLKRMAWFVLTSANLSKAAWGTEMKKFYSISNHEAGVLFLPTFITGETTFPIEKENDDSNIQPFPIPYDLPLIPYKSEDNPFVNDIFDE; encoded by the exons ATGCGTCtttcttatttgttaaatattttcttttttgtaacaaATGATGTTAAATATATGTTGAAAGTTATGAATACTGCCATGAATCGTGTAAAAGTAAATG TTAGAGACAAATGTCCCTTTATGGAAAAATGTTATCGAAAAAATCCTATACATTTTGCAGAAATGTCACATCCTCATC TTGAAAGATTGGTAATTGATCAATTGGATGACACAATAAAAATACCTGATGTTCTTGATTTTGAGTGTGATCGCTCTCAATTGTTGGATCAATTAAAGGTGATACAAATTgtaatgagaaaagaaagggacaAGGACAGAGATAGtttcttaaaattaaagaatgaCCTACTTCCAAcagatattacaaaaaattctACTACCTCAAAAAGTCCAAATAAAGTAAGTAATTCAGAAGATCGTAGTTTAGATTTTGAAAATCAGCAGAGCTCAAGCTCATCGGTATCTATAATGGATACTTATGAATCTTGTAAATTgaacaaagatagagaagaaatacgaaaaaaggcaataaaaaaaatgaaacagcAAGGTTTCGAAATATCTTTAGTAGAACCTGGAGAATTTGCTGTTAAATATGCCCTTGCTGCTCcctattacatattttttacaagAATAGACAAATCGTTACCGACATATAATCAACCACTTTCTATAACCTTTCCtgaaatattagataaaagtCTTGGAGAAATTAAATCCagtttacaaattaatttcatgGTCGATGTTGGCTGGCTTTGTTTGCAATATTTATTAGCAGGACAGAAAGCcgatataacaattttatacgGAGATGGAGGTAGAGTAGATAAGGAAAAGGTAGGCAAGAACATTACTTTGGTACCTATTCCTCAACCAATACAGTATGGTTGTCATCATACAAAGATGATGATACTGGAATATAATGATGGTGGAATCAGAATTGTAGTATCTACTGCAAATTTATATGCGGATGATTGGGAGAATAGAACTCAAGG ACTTTGGATCTCTCCTCATCTACCTTCATTATCGAACCTCGATGGTACGAATAATGGAGAATCTAAGACCGGTTTCAAAAAAGactttttacaatatttgaAAAGTTACAAACAACAAGCATTAAGCAGATGGATTGCTATCGTAGAAAAGGCGGATTTTGCAGACGTTAACGTTTTCTTCATTGCCTCCGTACCCGGTAATTACCGTCAGACCGGTGTAGACGCATGGGGACATAAAAAGTTGGGTTATGTTCTTTCCACATATGCTAGTTTACCATTAAATTCAATGGATTGGCCTATAATTGCACAAAGTTCCAGTATAGGAACCTTAGGATTGAGTTACGAAAAATGGGTACAGAGAGTTATAGTATCATCTATGTCAAGAACAAAAGAATTGACAATTCTtccaaattttcattttatctttcccactcaaaaaaattacgaagaaaGTTTTGACTGTCAGAATGCTTGTTGCTGTTTATGCTATAGACAGCAAACGCATTCGAAACAAAAATGgctcgaaaaatatttatg TCAATGGAAAGCTTCAAAGACATCCAGAGATAAAGCAATGCCTCACATTAAGTCTTACACGAGATTGTCTCCAGACTTGAAAAGAATGGCTTGGTTCGTGCTCACCAGTGCAAATTTGAGCAAAGCTGCATGGGGAAcagaaatgaagaaattctATTCCATCTCGAATCACGAAGCTGGTGTATTATTCCTTCCTACATTTATC ACCGGAGAAACGACATTCCctatagaaaaggaaaatgacgACTCGAATATTCAGCCATTTCCCATTCCATACGACCTTCCATTAATTCCTTACAAGTCTGAGGATAATCCATTTGTGAATGACATTTTCGACGAATGA